The DNA sequence GTCGATACCCATGCCATGTGTAACTTCACCGTACGTGAATATTCAAATTCTTTCTCCACAACAATGgccaccaccacctcctccGACAACCCCTGCACTCTCTATGACCTACCACCACCACCTTCTTTCATCACACTATTCTGTTGATGCCGCAACTGAACCACCACTCGTTTTGTTCGCCACTATCTCATATttcccaccaccaccaccaccttcttcatcctcttcatcatcttcttcgtcctctccctctccctctccctctctctcttccTCGTACTCATCCTCTTCGTTCTCCACGTCCTCCATTCTGATGTCCCTATCCCTCATCGTTTCCTCCTGAGGTGGCCATTGCTGCTCCGGCCGCACCATCAGCGGTGCCACCGTGCTTTCCGGCTTCACCGCCGCCGCCACGCCCTCCACCTTCCCCTTCTCCCTGTACAGCGCGTCCAGCTGGTGGAAGTAAGGGCACGTTTTTGAATCTTCCGGTCTCCGCTTGTTGCTTTCCTTCACCTTCTTGAAATACTTGTTGATGTTCTCCCACTTCTCTTTGCACCTTTTCGCGTTTCGGTTGTACCCGAGCTTCCTCATTGAGGATGAGATCTCCTCCCAGAGAGGACCCTTTGGTCCGTTCTCCTGATACTTTGCATCCAGGTTCGTTCGAAGCTTTATCAATGCCTGAACCTCCACCTTTGGCCACCTTGAGGAACTCGATGGCGTGAAATTATCCCTactattattgttgttgttgttgttgtcaacTTTCACTATCTCCATGTTGGTCACTTGTGAGACCACTGGAAACACCACTGGCTGTGGAACAACCGCGGGCAGTGGTTGTTGCACGGGAGACGGCGCTACACTAGACGGTGGTAGTTGTTGCAGTGGTGGTTGAGGTTGTTGCTGTGATGGTTGTTGTACGAGGTTGATGGTGTTCAATGCTTGACCGAGGTTTTGTTGTTCGGCTACCTTTTGAAGGAATGACATGACGGCAGCGTCTTTGGCTGCGGCTATGGATCTTTCCTGTGCGAGgatttctctttctctattgATTCTTTGCATCTCTTGGACCCTCCACGCTTCTTCTCTTGCTATTCTTTCGTGTTCTCGTTTCTCTATGGCTTCGAGGAACTTCTTTTGTAGATCCTCTTGTTTCTGGATGACTTCCTTCATGAGTCTCTCGAAGAAGTCCTTCCACTTGCGCTTTCTCTTGCGCCTACCTTCCAATGTTTCGTCggaggaggtggaggaggagCTAGAATTGGAGAAGGTGTCGGTGGGGAGCGAGGGGAAAGAGGGTGGTGGGGTTGTGTTGGTGGTAGGGTTTGTTGGAGGGAAAGAAGGAGTTGAGAGATGTATTGATGGGGTAGTGAGCATGGGCTGGGGTATGGTTATGGGGAGTGTTGTTGTTGATGGAACAGTGATATGGGGGACAGTACTGGTGAGAGTGGTGTTGGACAGTATTGGCTGCATTGGCACTGTTGTTATTGTGGTTGGAATTGGAAGTGGCAACGATGAAGCAGTTGTTGCTGCTGTTGCAATTGGTAGTGACACTGATGCAGCTGTTGCTGCAATTACTCTTGATGGCGCTGATTGTGGTGGTTTTGGTGATGGGTTGGGAGAGTGGGGTGTTGGAGTGTGATTCTCAAGGGCTTGTAGTTGATCGAAGAAACGATATGTTTTTCCATCTTGCTTCCCACTTCGACCTTCTTTGGTTCTCTTGTGGTACTTGTACACGTTCTCGAATTTCTCTTTGCACTTCTTGGAACTTCTGTGATACCCAAGCTCTGCCATTTTCCTGACGCACCAAGAGaagacaaaatgaaaaaaaaaaaaaaaagggagagagagagagagagagagagagagagagagagagagtagaGTAGAGTAGAGTTTCTCTGGGTTTATCTTATCTCATCAAATTGAGCTAGATGACAAAGGGTAAAAGGCAATGGAAGCGtgatattaacataaaataaaaaggagatGAAGTAATGAAGCAGTGGAAGTGATGGAAGGGAAAGAAAGTAAGTGAAAGAGAGATGGGAGAAAATGCGAAAGTTGGACGTAATCGATGTTTTGAGTAACAAAATGGCATGAAGTGATGAACAGACATGTCTCCCATGAGAAACACATGAACCCAAGTTAGAAGATTTGACAGATAATCTTCTTCCTTAATTTCCCGTAGGAGTTGGTAAGCGAAATAAAGGGGGAAGAAAAATCTCGCTTTTCATAACTCAATTCAAGTCGGTAACTTATTTGGAAAATAGGACATGAACCAAAGTGAATGTCAGAAAAGCAAATCACACCCAAATCATGTAGACTGCACATCTAAattcttttgtaattattttatgctCAAACTccgaaagaaaaaaataaaagggggGGACGAATTTAagccaaagaaaataaaaaacacacgAAAGGAGCTGGAAAAGGAAGGAAAATCCAAACGatggaaagagagagagaggggaaaGATGGAATTGGAATTGAAGGCAGTGGAAGACTGAATACATTTTGGAGAATAAAACTGAAAAGCAAAGCAGAATTGAATTCTCAGATCTCCAGACCTCATTAATCTATTTTTCCAGCAGCTCAAAAATTGACATCAATTGAAGTGAAGAAGTGAAGTGATGAATTGAATGAGAAGATGcaaactaaaaagaaaagaagaaaaaggtgatatatataataaaaacgaAAGATTAATATAATTGAGTTGGAGTGGTGACGCACCTGGATACTTCTTCCCACAAAGGACCCTTAACACTTGCATCTCGAAACGCCACGTCCATATCCGACCGTATCCTTAACAGCGCCAAAGTCTCTTGTCGGGGCCACCGGTTACCACCGAAGCTACGTTCTCCCTCTTCGATTCTACCCCTTTCGTCGTCCCCTGAATTTGATCCAACTCCGCCACCGCCTCCGCTCGCTGCCACCGCCCGCTCATGCGTCACCCCGGCCACTGCATCGGCGGAGGCGCCACCTTCCCCGCCGCCACTTCCGCCTCCCGCTCCCAACACAGCTGAGTCCCCGAGCATAGTCTCTTTTGGGTCTCTCTCCCTCTTTTCCAAAACAGCACCGCAGCAATTACAGCAGCTTAGACGaggagaaaaattaaaaatataaacagagCTAAAAGGGTGGTGAattctttcaaaaattttgatggctttttattttatgtaataataatattattattattattattattattatcattataatgtATATAggtgtatatatacatacataccaAACCGctatctctctctctttccCTTTCTTCCCGGgtgaatttgtttatttattttttcattttatcatctCTATAATAACACTCGGAATAATTAATTgcaataagaataataaatacctcccttttttctcttttttcagtaattaattaactttttacgtctttccttttcttctctttttctgcTGCggaatctttttattttcattttttgtattgtttatttGTTCCCATCCGGTAAATTCACCTGACTCTGCTCTTTTGATATGGTAATAAGAAAAGTGGCACGGAAAAGTAGATGCAGGTATGTGGTAGTATTtactgatttatttatttattattttggaaataataaaTAGATGCATAGATTTTTGAACAGCTGCGCACAGGGACGATAGAGATAATTGTTGGTTTTTGTCTGTCCAGCTATATTTAGTTAAAGGCCGGCTCCTGTAGGtcaccttttttcttttcccctttttttcatttaataatattttaaccattttttctcttaaattgGCGTTGTTATTAATTTCTCTCCCCgcgatgaagatgaagatgaagcaTGTTGCTTTTTCTTTTGGGATGTGTTTTTTGGATTTCAGTAGCGGTTAGGCGTACTCATTGAGAAAAGACGAAACAGGCCCTAATGTGCTTCCTGCATTGACCTTTAATCATTGAACCTAATCtatcctatattttatttacatcaGCTTCTTTGTGATCTGGGTTTGTCCCTCCATTTCACAGCTTccacaacttttttatttttattttttactatgtAGATCCCCAAAATGcccttttcagaaaaaaatgtttagtgGGGTGTTGATTTTAATCTTGAAGTTGTTGCCTACAACTGTGGTACTCTACATGTGGGGTTTGGGACCTACAGTGACAGTGACAATTGCAATTTGGTTCACATATAtaggagataaaagaaaattgagaaaataaaagaggtttaaataaataaataaaaaagtgtttttgattaagaaaaagaaaggtggAAATAGTGTAATTGAATTTATAAGAGTGATGAGTGAATTTAAGTGGGAAGCACTGTTGAGTAGAAGTAGTTTGAAGGAGGTGGTATTATTAGGCGAAGCTATTTATGAACAGAAGTAAATGGTGGGCAGTTCTGTTGGGTTTGTGACCTACCGTAATAAATGGCGTCAAAGTTTCGATGGCCGTGATATTCTGCATCATGCTTCATTCTAACTACAATTATTGCTCTTCTACATTTTAACAAAACTAATTACTCCCAGGACAGTTTTGGTAATTCACACTTTCGCTAAACCCTCTCATTATTTATTTCCTATATTATCACCTAATAATTAAAATGGTCAAAAATCCTTTTTAACTCtcacatttcaaaaaaaaaaaaaaaaaacctattaAAGTCGCGGACACTTTTATCGCATAGGTactatcaatatttattttctaatatcaaccttttcagtttcttaaaactatttatttaaaattgtttttctttgaatcaTACGGAGTTTTACAAAGAACCGTGTATCGCTTTAATTACTTAAAAACTAAgtataaactataaaattacaaatatcgTTAACTTGATACAtctattaattttctatttaattacATATCCTCCTCCAATGAGTTCTAGTTTGATAATTTAATAGATGTTTagttgattaaattattttttactattttagattgttatttaattttctaatgCTTAATAGAAACATTAATTTCGTAGTATATTTTGCTGTTATTAACACATTAAAATACAGACATTTTTATTGAACCATGAATGTCAATTGACTAAAGGCTTTTTATACCAGGTAACTAAAAGTATGCAGCTAAAATAGTGGAATACAGTTAAGTTTTAAAATGAGGAACTATTTTGGATTACAAataattggaaaataaaaaaaatacatttatgtCTAACTCTTACTAAACAAAAACTTTATTATCTAGGAAGATTTCAGATTTTTTGTGAACATCTCTTGacatgttattaaatatttggtaCGTATTATAGATCTCATATTTAatggaaataaatatataaaaaagaatcaaCAACAATTAATTCTTCTTTTATGAGAAGTACGAGAGCAAgggataagagaaaaaaaaatgtgtgtaCACCGAAATTCACATTACAAaacaagtatttttaatatatatttataatcaatttaaCAGTATTCAATTCTAACTATATGCATGTTAATGATGTGTAAACATGCTCCGAAATACTCATgtataaagcaataataattgaatcatggtttaaaacttgattttgaaattttatattttcacttttaaacAAGGTTAAATTTGCTTTTGAAGTGattgtttgatttaaatttatagtttttaaaaataatttttaaatgatttaatgaTATCTTTCGGtgagaagaataaaaaaggCGGTCCGTGAATTTTAAAGTACTGTTTCAACTTTTTTGAATAAACTTGAATTTTCACATTTTGAACCTACTGAAATATTAgttgagtattttaaaatatcgaGATAAATACATTTCTTTCGTTCTAAGAAATAAACTTCTAGCAGCTAACCTCATACATATATAAGAGTAATTGTCtgatttatcttattttatgaattaagattaatttcttaaaagacCAGAAAATAATAATTGGCGATGGTGTGCAATTCTGTATAAAAAAACATTGGCCCCTATCATATACAATTATGGAACCACCGCTGAGGTATGCTATGTGAACGTTGCGTTTCTCTTTCCAATTTTAAATTCCAAACCTCTTTGATCGTTGCACTTGCACTTGAAAATGACTTCATCTTGAGATAAGATTgttgaatattgatttttttatttatttattttctgtatCTCCATTTCCCTGTTATGCAattcattttgtatttttctgcATTGAGTGTATATTGCAtgagacaaaaataatttttctattgaAAGACACTACTATCCTTAGAATTAGTAACCATAATGAATGTTTACAAAATCCTCTTTCTTTCTGGGGAGAAATGAATTACTCATTATGTTAACATTCAACGCCAATAAATgtttctgaaaaaaaatattttggtcaGATGAAACCCCCAGGAATCCAAAATAGTTATTCATATAAATGGCATCATTCACTCAAGACAAATTTCACTTCCACTTACACTTTCggtaatttaatgaaattatattttatatatcctCTTTTTTTTACGTTGCTtccatcttttattttaatgcaAATATATAACCATACAAAGAatcaaagaaattatattatctataaataataaaaattattttaccctGAAAGTGTAATATGGTTTTGGCAGTAGTGATAAAAGAAtttggaaaatatatttttagtcttttattttgtGCCATCAATTCAATAAGTCAATAATTGAgtctaaaacaaaacaaaggaaATGGAAGGAAACAGAAATATAATGCAAAGAGGTGGGACCCACTTAATCAATATTCCATTTAATGCATATAATGATCAAGGATTAGCTTTATGTTGGAGATGTATTAAGTTGTACAAATCTAATTTACAAAACACCTGCCATGCTAATCATCTGCAGAGGGTATTTTAGTCAAACTACACAATACCCAGGCAACGCGTAATGGTGGGGTATATAGTAAAATTGGTGATGGCAGGTGAatcatagttttatttttattttttatttctttaagatGTTTtctaacaaataattattaagcTGAAACACTTATTCACATTCGAACTAGTTTCTGGATCATTATTATTACTGAGAcctaaaatttgttgtttttttttttttttgaaaataaaaaaatcattaaatccAGAGAAGAattacaactatttttttatgaagtcttcaaattaaattcttttacCAAAAAATTAACTCCTATTTTTAATTCAGCCAGTTTATCAAACTTGATCTTGATTTGAAAAAGATTTCATATACGCACCCGGTTTTAATTAAAACCAAACAAAGATGATAACCAAATAGAAAACGGTTGTGTCGAATAAATTAAcgacaaattatttatgaacTTAAGTTAAGCGAAATCGTGTCATAATTAACTTAGTTTGATGTCTTCATTGTTGATTTTACTTATAACATGTGTACTTTACagcataacaaaaataaatatatgcaaatcagcaaattaaatataatgtgtgctttgaaaaagataaaaataaataaataagatgcacaataactttttcatttaatCAACTGTTTTATTACATTCGAATTTTCTGTTTA is a window from the Vigna unguiculata cultivar IT97K-499-35 chromosome 7, ASM411807v1, whole genome shotgun sequence genome containing:
- the LOC114191520 gene encoding trihelix transcription factor GT-2-like is translated as MLGDSAVLGAGGGSGGGEGGASADAVAGVTHERAVAASGGGGGVGSNSGDDERGRIEEGERSFGGNRWPRQETLALLRIRSDMDVAFRDASVKGPLWEEVSRKMAELGYHRSSKKCKEKFENVYKYHKRTKEGRSGKQDGKTYRFFDQLQALENHTPTPHSPNPSPKPPQSAPSRVIAATAASVSLPIATAATTASSLPLPIPTTITTVPMQPILSNTTLTSTVPHITVPSTTTLPITIPQPMLTTPSIHLSTPSFPPTNPTTNTTPPPSFPSLPTDTFSNSSSSSTSSDETLEGRRKRKRKWKDFFERLMKEVIQKQEDLQKKFLEAIEKREHERIAREEAWRVQEMQRINREREILAQERSIAAAKDAAVMSFLQKVAEQQNLGQALNTINLVQQPSQQQPQPPLQQLPPSSVAPSPVQQPLPAVVPQPVVFPVVSQVTNMEIVKVDNNNNNNNSRDNFTPSSSSRWPKVEVQALIKLRTNLDAKYQENGPKGPLWEEISSSMRKLGYNRNAKRCKEKWENINKYFKKVKESNKRRPEDSKTCPYFHQLDALYREKGKVEGVAAAVKPESTVAPLMVRPEQQWPPQEETMRDRDIRMEDVENEEDEYEEEREGEGEGEDEEDDEEDEEGGGGGGKYEIVANKTSGGSVAASTE